In a single window of the Acyrthosiphon pisum isolate AL4f chromosome X, pea_aphid_22Mar2018_4r6ur, whole genome shotgun sequence genome:
- the LOC100568585 gene encoding uncharacterized protein LOC100568585 isoform X3, translating into MTTHEHLIETYMNPIQRPRRLHRVPKGQWWKFWLKIILASMLVWSGSQCWSDGLVPLLKTYTLPILTMINNCLKPQFKMNQTSLQSLECICKLIVCYSVIALVRWCYIYVDNNYQYTRRRLRIRRIYNWGTLIPGRGPSELGEDGYLLIQTILPTEPQEHQELAENNNPKKLKLTQSCQLSTKYKSIIPKVIVRRKSV; encoded by the exons ATGACTACACATGAACACTTGATCGAAA CATACATGAATCCAATTCAAAGACCACGCCGCCTGCACAGAGTTCCAAAAGGTCAATGGTGGAAGTTCTGGCTGAAG ATAATACTTGCTTCAATGTTAGTATGGAGTGGTAGTCAATGTTGGTCAGATGGATTAGTACCTTTGCTTAAAACTTACACTTTACCTATTCTTACAATG ataaacaaCTGCTTGAAACCACAATTCAAAATGAACCAAACTTCTTTGCAGTCACTGGAatgtatatgtaaattaatCGTTTGTTATTCTGTAATAGCTCTTGTACGTTGgtgttatatttatgttgataATAACTATCAATACACGAGAAGGAGATTAAGAATACGCCGAATATACAActg GGGTACGCTCATTCCTGGGAGAGGACCAAGCGAACTAGGAGAAGATGGTTATTTGCTAATACAAACCATTTTACCTACAGAACCCCAAGAACATCAAGAGTTGGCGGAGAATAATAATccgaaaaaattgaaacttacGCAAAGTTGCCAACTGTCCACGAAATATAAGTCGATTATTCCAAAAGTAATTGTTAGACGTAAATccgtataa
- the LOC100568585 gene encoding uncharacterized protein LOC100568585 isoform X1, with protein MTTHEHLIESMLHFTQKFNCGSSIITLLPSFFYFYYFWRLSETYIIAYMNPIQRPRRLHRVPKGQWWKFWLKIILASMLVWSGSQCWSDGLVPLLKTYTLPILTMINNCLKPQFKMNQTSLQSLECICKLIVCYSVIALVRWCYIYVDNNYQYTRRRLRIRRIYNWGTLIPGRGPSELGEDGYLLIQTILPTEPQEHQELAENNNPKKLKLTQSCQLSTKYKSIIPKVIVRRKSV; from the exons ATGACTACACATGAACACTTGATCGAAAGTATGTTACATTTTACACAGAAATTTAACTGCGGTTCATCAATTATCACATTATTgccatcatttttttatttttattacttctgGCGTTTATCGGAAACATATATAATAGCATACATGAATCCAATTCAAAGACCACGCCGCCTGCACAGAGTTCCAAAAGGTCAATGGTGGAAGTTCTGGCTGAAG ATAATACTTGCTTCAATGTTAGTATGGAGTGGTAGTCAATGTTGGTCAGATGGATTAGTACCTTTGCTTAAAACTTACACTTTACCTATTCTTACAATG ataaacaaCTGCTTGAAACCACAATTCAAAATGAACCAAACTTCTTTGCAGTCACTGGAatgtatatgtaaattaatCGTTTGTTATTCTGTAATAGCTCTTGTACGTTGgtgttatatttatgttgataATAACTATCAATACACGAGAAGGAGATTAAGAATACGCCGAATATACAActg GGGTACGCTCATTCCTGGGAGAGGACCAAGCGAACTAGGAGAAGATGGTTATTTGCTAATACAAACCATTTTACCTACAGAACCCCAAGAACATCAAGAGTTGGCGGAGAATAATAATccgaaaaaattgaaacttacGCAAAGTTGCCAACTGTCCACGAAATATAAGTCGATTATTCCAAAAGTAATTGTTAGACGTAAATccgtataa
- the LOC100568585 gene encoding uncharacterized protein LOC100568585 isoform X2 translates to MTTHKHLIERVLQFTQKLNCGSSIFTLFHSFFYCYYFWRLSETYRIAYMNPIQRPRRLHRVPKGQWRKFWLKIILASMLVWSGSQCWSDGLVPLLKTYTLPILTMINNCLKPQFKMNQTSLQSLECICKLIVCYSVIALVRWCYIYVDNNYQYTRRRLRIRRIYNWGTLIPGRGPSELGEDGYLLIQTILPTEPQEHQELAENNNPKKLKLTQSCQLSTKYKSIIPKVIVRRKSV, encoded by the exons ATGACTACACATAAACACTTGATCGAAagagtattacaatttacacagAAACTTAACTGCGGTTCTTCAATTTTCACATTAttccattcatttttttattgttattacttctGGCGTTTATCCGAAACATATAGAATAGCATACATGAATCCAATTCAAAGACCTCGTCGCCTGCATAGAGTTCCAAAAGGTCAATGGAGGAAATTCTGGCTGAAG ATAATACTTGCTTCAATGTTAGTATGGAGTGGTAGTCAATGTTGGTCAGATGGATTAGTACCTTTGCTTAAAACTTACACTTTACCTATTCTTACAATG ataaacaaCTGCTTGAAACCACAATTCAAAATGAACCAAACTTCTTTGCAGTCACTGGAatgtatatgtaaattaatCGTTTGTTATTCTGTAATAGCTCTTGTACGTTGgtgttatatttatgttgataATAACTATCAATACACGAGAAGGAGATTAAGAATACGCCGAATATACAActg GGGTACGCTCATTCCTGGGAGAGGACCAAGCGAACTAGGAGAAGATGGTTATTTGCTAATACAAACCATTTTACCTACAGAACCCCAAGAACATCAAGAGTTGGCGGAGAATAATAATccgaaaaaattgaaacttacGCAAAGTTGCCAACTGTCCACGAAATATAAGTCGATTATTCCAAAAGTAATTGTTAGACGTAAATccgtataa